One part of the Rutidosis leptorrhynchoides isolate AG116_Rl617_1_P2 chromosome 1, CSIRO_AGI_Rlap_v1, whole genome shotgun sequence genome encodes these proteins:
- the LOC139898763 gene encoding uncharacterized protein yields the protein MNHYKIKVKCTCVYYRLEVDDDDMAAGIIDSVRLEMVMVTRSSGDDVAREFVTETVNASMADMNKIIAELTERLNSVLLQQNYIDGDQVRNRNGEDVINFFVDGIDEEEKVKVASVHLFKRALTWHQQFVKAHGEDVDWDTYSKAILKRFGSSVEDPMAELKNLKQMGSVQAYQDAFEELLNKVEISEKQAISIFLAGLQKEIELPVRMFRPRSLEDACCLAKLQEDTIALTKKRFAPILPTPKTTPQTTITTAALPTTTTKLSLPSAPSRIRKQLTQKELDEKRIKGLCFYCDQKYMPGHKCPQLYSLEILSEDDYEQINDLDDDDCQGEVIEFSHVPQVSLNALTGNNAYQTMRVFGHANKQSVHILIDSGSTHNFLDLTTAKKLGCLLKNTNPMQVVIPVLKIPVQITKVLEEYDDVFQVPTGLPPNRTHDHKIPLIEGTVTINIRPYEHPPTQKDAIEAMVAGLLGTGVIRPSNSPFASPIVTVKKKDGSWRMCVDYRELNKHTIKDKFPILIIEELIDELSGFTMFSKPKPYPESSCLAFEVSITSDESPHLTNEATAAFEKLKEAMQQAPVLQLPNFNSEFIIETDAYGIGIGAVLQQNSHPITYLSKTLSPRHQAFLHMRKNFLLLYWHWKNGEDIFWIGTLKLRLTT from the exons TGGTGACTAGAAGTTCCGGCGATGACGTCGCCAGAGAGTTTGTTACAGAAACGGTTAATGCTTCGATGGCAGATATGAACAAGATAATTGCAGAGCTGACTGAAAGGTTGAATAGTGTATTGCTGCAACAAAATTACATAGATGGTGATCAAGTTAGAAACAGGAATGGTGAAG ATGTAATCAATTTTTTCGTTGATGGAATTGATGAAGAAGAAAAGGTTAAGGTAGCTTCAGTTCACTTGTTTAAAAGAGCATTGACATGGCATCAACAATTTGTCAAGGCACATGGTGAAGATGTAGATTGGGATACTTATTCCAAAGCAATTCTGAAAAGGTTTGGGTCATCAGTTGAAGATCCAATGGCTGAACTAAAAAACTTAAAACAAATGGGATCAGTGCAGGCATATCAAGATGCATTTGAAGAATTGTTGAATAAGGTAGAGATAAGTGAAAAGCAAGCAATAAGTATATTCTTAGCAGGGTTACAGAAGGAGATAGAGCTACCAGTTAGAATGTTTAGGCCAAGAAGTTTGGAGGATGCATGTTGTTTAGCTAAGTTACAAGAAGACACCATAGCTTTAACCAAGAAGAGGTTTGCACCTATCCTACCAACACCTAAAACCACACCACAAACTACAATCACTACTGCAGCCTTACCCACCACCACCACAAAATTAAGCCTGCCATCTGCACCATCAAGGATAAGAAAGCAGTTAACACAAAAGGAATTAGATGAAAAGAGAATAAAGGGACTATGTTTTTATTGTGATCAAAAGTATATGCCAGGTCACAAATGTCCACAGTTATACTCATTAGAGATACTTAGTGAAGATGATTATGAACAGATAAATGATCTAGATGATGATGATTGCCAAGGTGAGGTCATAGAGTTCTCTCATGTACCTCAGGTGTCACTGAATGCTCTCACAGGTAATAATGCTTATCAAACCATGAGAGTGTTTGGGCATGCTAATAAACAATCTGTGCATATATTGATTGACTCTGGAAGTACtcacaactttttagatttaactaCTGCCAAAAAGTTAGGTTGTTTACTCAAGAATACCAACCCTATGCAAGTGGTAATCCCTGTG CTTAAGATTCCTGTTCAAATTACAAAAGTACTAGAAGAATATGATGATGTATTCCAGGTACCAACTGGATTACCTCCAAACAGGACTCATGATCACAAAATACCACTCATTGAAGGCACTGTAACCATCAACATTAGACCTTATGAGCATCCTCCTACACAAAAGGATGCCATTGAAGCTATGGTGGCTGGGCTGCTGGGTACAGGGGTGATAAGACCAAGTAATAGTCCATTTGCATCTCCAATAGTGacggttaagaagaaggatggtagttggAGGATGTGTGTGGATTATAGAGAACTTAACAAGCATACCATTAAGGACAAGTTCCCAATTCTTATTATTGAGGAACTGATTGATGAGCTGAGTGGATTTACTATGTTCTCTAAGCCTAAG CCCTACCCTGAAAGCTCATGTCTTGCATTTGAAGTTAGTATTACAAGTGATGAGAGTCCACACCTT ACAAATGAAGCTACTGCAGCTTTTGAAAAGTTGAAAGAGGCAATGCAACAAGCACCTGTTCTACAATTGCCTAACTTTAACTCTGAATTCATCATAGAAACAGATGCATATGGCATTGGAATTGGTGCAGTTTTACAACAAAATAGTCATCCAATAACCTACCTTAGCAAGACTCTATCTCCAAGACATCAAGCCTTTCTACATATGAGAAAAAATTTCTTGCTGTTATATTGGCATTGGAAAAATGGAGAGGATATCTTTTGGATAGGAACTTTAAAATTAAGACTGACCACATAA